In the genome of Dioscorea cayenensis subsp. rotundata cultivar TDr96_F1 chromosome 1, TDr96_F1_v2_PseudoChromosome.rev07_lg8_w22 25.fasta, whole genome shotgun sequence, one region contains:
- the LOC120265460 gene encoding cellulose synthase-like protein D2 — translation MTSNGTPRRSPNIRPTPPPPPTVTFARRTSSGRYVGYSRDDLESELGSTDFSKEYFTNYHVLIPPTPDNRPMELLTMDPSISTKVEEQYVSNSLFTGGFNSATRAHLMDKVTDSDTQMPTAGAASKGASLCTVTGCDNKAMDVIPCECDFKICTDCFNDAVKLGGAVCPGCKDMYRNTEMEELLLGAVTPGRPLSLPPPAPTKMQRSLSLMNSKKQLMRSQTGEFDHNRWLFETKGTYGYGNAIWPQEEEEDHDDDEMDGDGGHAHHHHHHHHHPSQLMAKPWRPLTRKLKVPAAVLSPYRLLVVVRMAALGLFLAWRITHKNKDAVWLWGMSVVCELWFAFSWILDQLPKLFPVNRATDLSVLKEKFESPGPNNPAGKSDLPGIDVFVSTADPEKEPPLVTSNTILSILAADYPVEKLACYVSDDGGALLTFEAMAEAASFANIWVPFCRKHDIEPRNPESYFNLKRDPYKNKVKPDFVKDRRRVKREYDEFKVRINGLPESIRRRSDAFHAREEIKAMKLQRDQNAGAGVHGNGEEPPMEPVKIPKATWMADGTHWPGTWLNSSPDHTRGDHAGIIQVMLKPPSEEPLTGNEEGKMIDLTDVDIRLPMLVYLSREKRPGYDHNKKAGAMNALVRASAIMSNGPFMLNLDCDHYIYNSQAIREGMCFMLDRGGDRISYVQFPQRFEGIDPSDRYANHNTVFFDVNMRALDGLQGPVYVGTGCLFRRIALYGFDPPRLKNRSSAVVVAASSEETMALRMGDSDDGLMNMSTFPKRFGNSNFFIDSIPVAEFQGRPLADHPSVKNGRPPGALTIPRDLLDASTVAEAISTISCWYEDKTEWGQRVGWIYGSVTEDVVTGYRMHNRGWRSVYCVTKRDAFRGTAPINLTDRLHQVLRWATGSVEIFFSRNNALFASHRMKLLQRLAYLNVGVYPFTSVFLIVYCFLPALSLFSGQFIVQNLNVAFLTYLLVITITLCMLAVLEVKWSGIALEEWWRNEQFWLIGGTSAHLAAVLQGLLKVVAGIEISFTLTSKSAGDDMDDEFAELYVVKWTSLMIPPITIMMVNLIAIAVGISRTIYSVVPQWSKLLGGVFFSFWVLAHMYPFAKGLMGRRGRTPTIVFVWSGILAIGISLLWEAINPSDPNNSQIGGSFTFP, via the exons ATGACATCAAACGGAACTCCAAGGAGATCTCCGAACATAAGACccacaccaccaccaccgcccACAGTCACCTTCGCCCGCCGGACTAGTTCAGGCCGGTACGTGGGCTACTCCAGGGACGACCTTGAAAGCGAGCTGGGCAGCACAGACTTCTCCAAAGAATATTTCACCAACTACCATGTCCTCATCCCTCCCACCCCTGACAACCGCCCCATGGAACTTCTCACCATGGACCCCTCCATCTCCACCAAGGTTGAAGAACAATACGTCTCCAACTCCCTCTTCACCGGCGGCTTCAACAGCGCCACTCGTGCTCACCTCATGGACAAAGTCACTGACTCTGACACTCAAATGCCCACCGCCGGTGCTGCCTCCAAAGGAGCATCTCTCTGCACCGTCACTGGATGTGACAACAAGGCCATGGATGTCATTCCTTGCGAGTGTGACTTCAAGATATGCACTGACTGTTTCAATGATGCAGTCAAGCTCGGTGGTGCCGTCTGTCCTGGTTGCAAAGATATGTATAGGAATACAGAGATGGAGGAGTTGTTGCTTGGTGCTGTCACTCCCGGGAGGCCGTTGTCATTGCCGCCGCCGGCACCGACCAAGATGCAGAGGAGCTTGTCACTGATGAATTCCAAGAAACAGTTGATGAGGAGTCAAACTGGAGAGTTTGATCATAACCGTTGGTTGTTTGAGACTAAAGGGACGTATGGGTATGGGAATGCTATTTGGCCacaggaggaggaggaggatcaTGACGATGATGAGATGGACGGTGATGGTGGCCatgctcatcatcatcatcatcaccatcatcacccTTCTCAGCTTATGGCTAAACCTTGGAGACCTCTTACCAGGAAGCTTAAAGTCCCTGCTGCTGTCTTGAGTCCTTATAG acttcttgttgttgtgagaATGGCAGCGCTTGGGTTGTTTCTGGCATGGAGAATAACACATAAGAACAAGGATGCTGTTTGGTTGTGGGGAATGTCTGTAGTGTGTGAGCTATGGTTTGCCTTCTCATGGATTTTAGATCAATTGCCCAAGCTTTTTCCTGTTAACCGTGCTACTGACTTGTCTGTGCTCAAAGAGAAGTTTGAGTCTCCCGGACCAAATAATCCTGCAGGCAAGTCTGATCTCCCTGGCATCGATGTTTTCGTCTCCACTGCTGATCCGGAGAAAGAGCCTCCTTTAGTCACCTCTAACACCATACTCTCCATTCTTGCGGCTGACTACCCGGTGGAGAAACTAGCTTGCTATGTTTCTGATGATGGTGGTGCATTATTAACTTTCGAGGCAATGGCCGAAGCAGCTAGCTTTGCAAATATCTGGGTTCCATTTTGCCGGAAACACGACATTGAACCGAGGAATCCAGAGAGTTACTTCAATCTCAAGAGGGATCCTTATAAGAACAAAGTGAAGCCAGATTTTGTGAAGGATAGGAGGAGGGTGAAGAGAGAATATGATGAGTTCAAAGTTAGGATCAACGGCTTGCCTGAGTCTATAAGGAGGCGGTCTGATGCTTTTCATGCTCGTGAAGAGATCAAGGCCATGAAACTTCAAAGAGATCAGAATGCTGGTGCTGGTGTTCATGGGAATGGAGAAGAACCTCCCATGGAGCCTGTGAAGATCCCCAAAGCTACTTGGATGGCTGATGGAACACACTGGCCTGGTACCTGGCTCAACTCATCCCCTGACCATACCCGTGGTGATCATGCTGGAATCATTCAGGTGATGCTGAAGCCACCAAGTGAAGAACCATTGACAGGGAATGAAGAAGGGAAGATGATAGACTTAACCGATGTGGACATCAGGCTACCAATGTTGGTCTACCTCTCTCGTGAGAAAAGACCTGGTTATGACCACAACAAAAAAGCAGGGGCCATGAACGCCCTCGTCCGGGCTTCTGCTATCATGTCCAATGGACCATTCATGCTCAACCTTGACTGTGATCATTATATCTACAATTCACAAGCTATCCGTGAAGGCATGTGTTTCATGTTAGACCGTGGAGGTGATCGCATTTCCTATGTTCAATTCCCGCAGAGGTTTGAAGGCATTGATCCATCTGACCGATACGCTAATCACAACACTGTCTTCTTTGATGTCAACATGAGAGCACTAGATGGCCTTCAAGGACCAGTGTATGTTGGCACTGGTTGCCTCTTCCGCCGCATAGCTCTCTATGGTTTCGATCCTCCACGGTTGAAGAATCGGAGTTCAGCTGTGGTGGTGGCGGCATCATCGGAGGAGACAATGGCATTGCGTATGGGTGACTCAGATGATGGCTTGATGAACATGTCAACATTTCCTAAAAGGTTCGGTAACTCGAATTTCTTCATTGATTCAATCCCAGTAGCGGAGTTCCAAGGCCGGCCACTGGCAGACCACCCATCAGTGAAGAATGGCCGGCCACCGGGCGCACTAACAATCCCACGAGATCTGTTGGATGCATCAACCGTGGCGGAGGCGATCAGTACCATCTCATGCTGGTATGAGGACAAGACAGAATGGGGCCAGAGAGTGGGTTGGATCTATGGTTCAGTGACTGAGGACGTCGTCACTGGGTATAGAATGCACAACCGAGGCTGGAGATCAGTGTACTGTGTGACAAAGCGCGATGCATTCCGTGGCACAGCACCAATCAATCTCACAGACAGGCTACACCAAGTGCTACGCTGGGCGACAGGTTCAGTCGAGATCTTCTTCTCGCGCAACAACGCGCTGTTCGCCAGCCACAGGATGAAGCTTCTGCAGAGACTTGCATACTTGAACGTTGGTGTATACCCTTTCACTTCAGTGTTCCTGATCGTGTATTGTTTTCTCCCGGCACTGTCGCTTTTCTCCGGGCAGTTCATAGTGCAGAATTTGAATGTGGCTTTTCTCACCTACTTGCTGGTGATCACGATCACGCTGTGCATGTTGGCAGTGCTGGAGGTGAAGTGGTCCGGGATTGCACTGGAGGAGTGGTGGAGGAATGAGCAGTTCTGGCTTATTGGAGGGACAAGTGCACACTTGGCAGCGGTGTTGCAAGGGTTGCTCAAAGTGGTGGCTGGGATTGAGATATCTTTCACATTGACTTCTAAATCGGCTGGGGATGATATGGATGATGAGTTTGCAGAGCTGTATGTGGTGAAGTGGACTTCATTGATGATACCACCCATCACGATCATGATGGTGAATTTGATTGCCATTGCTGTGGGAATTAGTAGGACGATTTACAGTGTGGTGCCACAGTGGAGTAAGTTGCTGGGAGGGGTGTTCTTTAGCTTCTGGGTGTTGGCTCATATGTATCCATTTGCAAAGGGGCTTATGGGGAGGAGGGGGAGGACGCCTACCATTGTGTTTGTTTGGTCTGGGATTCTGGCTATCGGTATTTCACTGCTCTGGGAGGCCATTAATCCTTCTGATCCTAATAATTCTCAGATCGGTGGTTCATTCACATTCCCTTGA
- the LOC120263726 gene encoding alpha/beta hydrolase domain-containing protein 17B-like, whose translation MVTGCSVSDLAAKLAFFPPSPATYSVKKVNGRLVASGIPRDRSLDVLMVDTKRGNKIVAFFLRNPYAKLTILYSHGNAADLGQLYDLFVQLKVNLRVNLMGYDYSGYGASTGKPSESNTYADIEAIYQCLETEYGISQEDLILYGQSVGSGPTLHLAARLPRLRGVVLHSAILSGLRVLCHMNITLCFDIYKNINKIKKVKCPVLVIHGTDDDVVNWFHGNGLWKLAKEPYEPLWIKGGGHCNLELYPDYIRHLNRFVQEMESTTTASHLKKIRQSLQKTPKTSSKTTNTTFTTNCCCRIRFQLPQCKCCSQTGCLIMRSKRAAYFCNWCCGEN comes from the exons ATGGTGACGGGGTGCTCGGTCTCGGATCTTGCGGCGAAGCTCGCCTTCTTCCCGCCCAGCCCAGCAACCTATAGTGTGAAGAAGGTGAATGGGCGGCTTGTGGCTTCTGGGATTCCCAGAGATCGCTCTCTGGATGTTCTCATGGTGGACACCAAACGTGGCAACAAGATTGTGGCTTTCTTCTTGAGAAACCCTTATGCCAAGCTCACTATACTCTACTCCCATGGAAATGCTGCGGATTTGGGACAGCTCTATGATCTCTTTGTGCAGCTCAAGGTCAATCTCAGGGTCAATCTCATGGG ATATGATTACTCTGGGTATGGAGCTTCGACTGGTAAG CCAAGCGAATCAAATACTTATGCCGACATTGAAGCAATATACCAATGTCTGGAGACAGAGTATGGAATTAGTCAGGAGGACTTGATTTTATACGGCCAATCTGTTGGTAGTGGTCCTACGCTACACTTGGCAGCTCGATTGCCAAGGTTACGAGGTGTTGTGCTTCACAGTGCCATATTGTCAGGCCTCCGTGTGCTTTGCCACATGAATATAACTCTCTGCTTCGACATTTACAAA aatatcaacaaaatcaaaaaagTGAAGTGCCCCGTCCTTGTCATTCAT GGAACCGATGACGATGTGGTGAACTGGTTTCATGGTAATGGACTGTGGAAGCTTGCAAAGGAACCTTACGAGCCTCTTTGGATCAAAGGAGGCGGTCATTGTAACCTTGAGCTTTATCCGGACTACATTCGTCATCTTAATCGATTTGTCCAGGAAATGGAGAGCACAACAACAGCAAGCCATCTTAAAAAGATTCGGCAAAGCCTTCAGAAGACACCAAAAACATCGTCTAAAACCACCAACACTACTTTCACTACTAACTGCTGCTGCCGGATCAGATTCCAGCTACCTCAATGCAAATGTTGCTCTCAGACTGGATGCTTAATAATGCGATCAAAGCGGGCGGCTTACTTCTGCAACTGGTGTTGTGGTGAAAACTAG